The following proteins come from a genomic window of Micromonospora zamorensis:
- a CDS encoding sensor histidine kinase, with protein sequence MTWTPRRRVLLVGLLALLAGPLLPTMGRWVSGVTWTWGQQFCDLPVPGLISTCADVRPGAFVLPLLSVLLVTVTALVALWFGAAWCLRPVRDLVGPIGHLGPQNLGHRIRPRGGDELAQLSRAIDEMMERVSAGYEGQRRFAANASHELRTPLAVQRTLIEVGMAQALTSEQLELLTSQLLETNERNERLIEGLLALSESDQGLRSRIPQRLDTIVEAVLAGYQDRAREAGVTIDTHLAPRVVVGERVLLERLVTNLVENGIKYNRRGGSLTVAVSGAPALTVVNTGQPVPAEAVAGLFEPFRRLARDRTSQGGGAGLGLAIARSITQAHDGIIAARPAEHGGLRVDVQLPNVT encoded by the coding sequence GTGACCTGGACGCCCCGACGTCGGGTGCTGCTCGTGGGCCTGCTGGCACTGCTCGCCGGGCCGCTGCTGCCGACGATGGGCAGGTGGGTGTCGGGGGTGACCTGGACCTGGGGACAGCAGTTCTGCGACCTGCCGGTGCCCGGTCTGATCTCGACCTGCGCCGACGTGCGCCCGGGGGCGTTCGTGCTGCCCCTGCTGTCCGTGCTGCTCGTCACCGTGACCGCACTGGTGGCGCTCTGGTTCGGTGCGGCCTGGTGCCTGCGCCCGGTCCGTGACCTCGTCGGACCGATCGGGCACCTCGGCCCGCAGAACCTCGGTCACCGGATCCGGCCCCGCGGCGGGGACGAGCTGGCCCAGCTCTCCCGCGCGATCGACGAGATGATGGAACGCGTCTCCGCCGGATACGAGGGGCAGCGACGGTTCGCCGCGAACGCCTCACACGAGCTGCGTACGCCGCTGGCGGTGCAGCGGACGCTGATCGAGGTCGGCATGGCCCAGGCGCTCACCAGTGAGCAGTTGGAGCTGTTGACCAGCCAGCTGCTGGAGACCAACGAGCGCAACGAGCGGCTGATCGAGGGACTGCTCGCACTCAGCGAGAGCGACCAGGGCCTGCGCTCGCGGATCCCGCAGCGGCTGGACACGATCGTCGAGGCGGTGCTCGCCGGGTATCAGGACCGCGCCCGGGAGGCCGGCGTCACCATCGACACCCATCTCGCGCCCCGGGTCGTCGTCGGCGAACGGGTGCTGCTGGAACGCCTGGTCACCAACCTGGTGGAGAACGGGATCAAGTACAACCGGCGCGGCGGCTCGCTGACCGTCGCGGTGAGCGGCGCGCCCGCGCTGACCGTGGTCAACACCGGTCAGCCGGTGCCGGCCGAGGCGGTGGCCGGTCTCTTCGAGCCGTTCCGACGGCTCGCCCGGGACCGCACCTCGCAGGGCGGAGGCGCCGGCCTGGGGCTGGCCATCGCCCGCTCGATCACCCAGGCGCACGACGGCATCATCGCGGCCCGGCCCGCCGAACACGGCGGTCTGCGGGTCGACGTCCAACTACCCAATGTGACCTAG
- a CDS encoding response regulator transcription factor, with translation MRVLVADDERLLADTVAQGLRRLSMAVDVCYDGDGALERIGVNRYDVAVLDRDMPGHTGDEVCRSITDSQVGTRVLLLTAAAGIRDRVEGLGLGADDYLTKPFAFAELVARVQALGRRSAPALPPVLAQDGLVLDVGRHVATRDGRPLALSPKEFAVLHVLLRADGQVVSAEELLEQAWDEFADPFTNAVRVTVMTLRRKLGDPAVIHTVPKAGYRIGGTA, from the coding sequence GTGCGGGTGCTGGTGGCGGACGACGAACGGTTGTTGGCGGACACGGTGGCCCAAGGGCTGCGCCGCCTCTCGATGGCCGTCGACGTCTGCTACGACGGTGACGGCGCGCTGGAGCGGATCGGGGTCAACCGGTACGACGTCGCGGTGCTCGACCGGGACATGCCGGGACACACCGGTGACGAGGTCTGCCGCAGCATCACCGACTCACAGGTCGGCACCCGGGTGCTGCTGCTCACCGCCGCGGCCGGCATCCGGGACCGGGTGGAGGGTCTCGGTCTCGGCGCGGACGACTACCTGACCAAGCCGTTCGCCTTCGCCGAGCTGGTCGCCCGGGTGCAGGCCCTCGGTCGACGGTCCGCGCCGGCACTGCCACCGGTGCTCGCCCAGGACGGCCTGGTGCTGGACGTGGGCCGACACGTGGCCACCCGGGACGGCCGCCCGCTCGCGCTGAGCCCGAAGGAGTTCGCGGTGCTGCACGTGCTGCTGCGCGCGGACGGGCAGGTGGTCAGCGCCGAGGAGTTGTTGGAGCAGGCCTGGGACGAGTTCGCCGACCCGTTCACCAACGCCGTACGGGTCACCGTGATGACGTTGCGCAGGAAGCTCGGCGACCCGGCGGTCATCCACACCGTGCCGAAGGCCGGCTACCGCATCGGTGGGACGGCGTGA
- a CDS encoding GAF domain-containing protein, whose protein sequence is MADPWLALEFGVDPAERIAQVGAAHEAFLTAGAAPHRVRDVVRRSWERSARLDPEATPPVDLADDVLAAYRAVHPLARVLPLFRDLLGGIAQDGAHLMAVCDADGRLLWVEGHPGVLRHAERMNFVPGARWDETHAGTNAPGTALAVDHSVQIFATEHFSRPVQRWTCAAAPIHDPATGRLLGAIDITGGDHLANPHSLALVRATARAAEAQLAAGQPVEPGVTTVTALGRDEADLRVDGRRIRLGRRHSELLVLLLHHPEGRTGVQLGLDLYGDDRLHPVTLRAELSRLRRVLGPELLDSRPYRLRGTVRADFTTLAHRLDQGDAAGALDAYSGPLLPGSDAPGVTRLRRLIDGHLRAAVLATADPALLAAWTATPAGADDLVVWQALARALPLGAPRRPLALARIDQLAREYALERATFLQRPRN, encoded by the coding sequence ATGGCTGACCCGTGGCTCGCCCTGGAGTTCGGCGTCGATCCGGCGGAACGGATCGCGCAGGTCGGTGCCGCCCACGAAGCCTTCCTCACCGCCGGCGCCGCGCCACACCGGGTGCGGGACGTGGTGCGCCGCTCCTGGGAACGCTCGGCACGACTCGACCCCGAGGCCACCCCACCTGTCGACCTGGCCGACGACGTCCTGGCCGCGTACCGGGCCGTTCACCCGTTGGCCCGGGTGCTGCCGCTGTTCCGGGACCTGCTCGGCGGCATCGCCCAGGACGGCGCGCACCTGATGGCGGTCTGCGACGCGGACGGGCGACTGCTCTGGGTCGAGGGGCATCCGGGCGTGCTCCGGCACGCCGAACGGATGAACTTCGTGCCCGGCGCCCGCTGGGACGAGACGCACGCCGGCACCAACGCGCCCGGCACCGCGCTGGCCGTCGACCACAGCGTGCAGATCTTCGCCACCGAGCACTTCAGCCGCCCGGTGCAACGCTGGACGTGCGCGGCCGCGCCGATCCACGACCCCGCCACCGGCCGGCTGCTCGGCGCGATCGACATCACCGGCGGGGACCACCTGGCCAATCCGCACAGTCTGGCCCTCGTCCGTGCCACCGCCCGGGCCGCCGAGGCGCAGCTCGCCGCCGGCCAACCGGTGGAGCCCGGCGTCACCACGGTGACCGCGCTCGGTCGCGACGAGGCGGACCTGCGGGTGGACGGCCGGCGGATCCGACTCGGTCGCCGGCACAGCGAGTTGCTGGTGCTGCTGCTGCACCACCCGGAGGGACGCACCGGCGTTCAGCTCGGCCTCGACCTGTACGGCGACGACCGGCTGCACCCGGTCACCCTGCGCGCCGAGCTGTCCCGGTTGCGCCGGGTGCTCGGCCCCGAGCTGCTCGACTCCCGCCCCTACCGGCTGCGCGGCACCGTCCGCGCCGACTTCACCACCCTCGCCCACCGGCTGGACCAGGGCGATGCGGCGGGCGCGCTCGACGCGTATTCCGGGCCGTTGCTGCCCGGCTCGGACGCGCCGGGAGTGACGCGACTGCGCCGGCTGATCGACGGTCACCTCCGCGCGGCCGTGCTGGCCACCGCGGACCCGGCGCTGCTCGCGGCCTGGACCGCGACGCCCGCCGGCGCCGACGACCTGGTCGTGTGGCAGGCCCTGGCGCGGGCGTTGCCGCTGGGCGCGCCGCGTCGGCCCCTCGCCCTCGCGCGCATCGACCAGCTCGCCAGGGAGTACGCGTTGGAGCGCGCAACGTTCCTGCAACGTCCGCGAAACTAG
- a CDS encoding threonine ammonia-lyase, whose product MSHTVGQVRADVEEAARWLAGRVVRTPVLRSPVIDGLAGARILLKAENLQNGGSYKMRGALRAVSRLAASGHTGVIAQSTGNHAIAVALAAREHGLTATVVLPVDAASTKVDRARAAGARVVLAGTDVAERVAVVDGLSDESGHPVVDAYDHPDVIAGQGTASLELIEEAERAGTPLDALVVPVGGGGGVAGACLAAAGRGIEVYGVEPVGCDSLARSLAAGVRVPVAPAPTIADGLRPSCVGELPFAIVRDVLRGVVRVDDDEIGAAFRLILMELKVLAEPSGAAGLAGALQLAGDERVGPGRRRTVGVVLTGGNVEASVVARLSTQRSAAVTTVEGMAA is encoded by the coding sequence ATGTCACACACCGTTGGCCAGGTTCGGGCCGATGTCGAGGAGGCCGCCCGCTGGCTGGCCGGCCGGGTGGTCCGCACACCCGTGCTGCGGTCCCCGGTGATCGACGGTCTGGCCGGGGCCCGGATCCTGCTCAAGGCCGAGAACCTCCAGAACGGCGGCTCGTACAAGATGCGGGGCGCGCTGCGGGCGGTCAGCCGGCTCGCCGCCTCCGGCCACACCGGGGTGATCGCGCAGAGCACCGGCAACCACGCGATAGCGGTGGCGTTGGCGGCCCGGGAGCACGGGCTCACGGCCACCGTGGTGCTGCCGGTCGACGCGGCGTCGACGAAGGTCGACCGGGCCCGCGCGGCGGGGGCGCGGGTGGTGCTCGCCGGCACCGACGTCGCGGAGCGGGTGGCGGTGGTCGACGGGCTCAGCGACGAGAGCGGTCACCCGGTCGTCGACGCGTACGACCACCCGGACGTCATCGCCGGGCAGGGCACGGCCAGCCTGGAGCTGATCGAGGAGGCCGAGCGCGCGGGCACACCGCTGGACGCGCTGGTCGTACCGGTCGGTGGTGGTGGCGGGGTGGCCGGCGCGTGCCTGGCCGCCGCCGGCAGGGGCATCGAGGTGTACGGCGTGGAACCTGTCGGTTGTGACTCGCTCGCCCGCAGCCTGGCGGCAGGTGTTCGCGTCCCGGTCGCACCGGCGCCCACGATCGCGGACGGGCTGCGGCCGTCCTGTGTGGGTGAGCTGCCGTTCGCCATCGTGCGCGACGTGCTGCGCGGGGTCGTCCGGGTCGACGACGACGAGATCGGGGCGGCGTTCCGGCTGATCCTGATGGAGCTCAAGGTGCTCGCCGAGCCGTCCGGTGCGGCCGGCCTGGCCGGCGCGCTCCAGCTGGCCGGTGACGAGCGCGTGGGTCCCGGTCGGCGGCGGACGGTCGGCGTGGTGCTGACCGGCGGGAACGTGGAGGCATCAGTGGTGGCCCGGTTGTCCACCCAGCGGTCCGCCGCGGTGACGACTGTCGAGGGGATGGCGGCGTGA